In Dermacentor variabilis isolate Ectoservices chromosome 11, ASM5094787v1, whole genome shotgun sequence, one genomic interval encodes:
- the LOC142564001 gene encoding peroxisome assembly protein 12-like, whose amino-acid sequence MAEYGAHLATNLAQKPSIFEVLAQENLARALRNALRHLISYFADLRSGKRPRRSWLKAHRDELVTLADLSVQLYHLARYASSFSEHFYGLRRVASTTGDAALKRSHVLKSLASLVLLPYVRAKLDALVFDEEPRGESEGWIGKLRRVYPAISLACEAASLSFALFYAVGKSSVHSPTLSLSSVHLEVAPTVPVPPDPNAGRAVRVLRGVADAFSASLATAAFLLHFLDWWNSQRKGSLVAEPPVPAPPLSDERSEPSDGAAAPQSLMRRGHCPLCLKEIAARAAVLTTSGYVFCYDCIRAHLSSGRTTCPVTGYPSSHENVVLLVGQ is encoded by the coding sequence aTGGCGGAGTACGGAGCTCATTTGGCTACTAATTTGGCTCAAAAACCGTCGATATTCGAAGTCCTCGCTCAGGAAAACCTCGCCCGAGCACTTAGGAACGCGCTGAGGCACCTAATCTCCTATTTCGCTGACCTGCGTAGCGGAAAGCGGCCTCGCAGATCGTGGCTTAAAGCTCACCGCGACGAACTGGTGACGCTCGCCGACCTCTCTGTCCAGCTTTACCACCTTGCTCGCTACGCGAGCTCcttttccgagcacttctacgGCCTTCGACGTGTAGCTAGCACGACAGGCGACGCTGCACTGAAGCGGAGTCACGTTCTAAAGTCCTTAGCATCCCTCGTCCTGCTTCCGTACGTGCGCGCAAAGCTAGACGCACTCGTCTTTGATGAGGAGCCTCGGGGAGAGAGCGAAGGCTGGATAGGCAAGCTACGTCGAGTCTACCCGGCGATCTCGCTAGCTTGCGAAGCAGCCTCTCTGTCTTTCGCGCTGTTTTACGCGGTCGGCAAGTCGTCCGTGCATTCGCCCACGCTCTCGCTGTCGTCGGTGCACCTGGAAGTGGCTCCGACCGTACCGGTGCCGCCAGACCCCAACGCGGGTAGGGCAGTGCGCGTGTTGCGCGGAGTCGCCGACGCCTTCTCCGCCTCCCTAGCGACGGCGGCTTTCCTGTTGCACTTCCTAGACTGGTGGAATTCGCAAAGGAAAGGCAGCCTGGTCGCAGAACCACCAGTGCCCGCTCCGCCGCTCTCCGACGAGCGGTCGGAACCGAGCGACGGTGCGGCGGCGCCGCAGTCTCTAATGCGGCGCGGTCACTGCCCGCTATGCCTGAAGGAAATCGCGGCCCGCGCCGCCGTGCTGACCACGAGCGGCTACGTGTTCTGCTACGACTGCATCAGGGCGCACTTGTCGAGCGGACGCACTACGTGCCCCGTCACGGGCTACCCGTCGTCGCACGAGAACGTTGTGCTTCTGGTCGGCCAGTAA
- the LOC142564004 gene encoding LYR motif-containing protein 1-like → MFSTTMLRRDVLRLYKQLLRTGRTWAAETPERTQEEQFYIISETKDIFKRNKNIQDTQTIKECLREGQSRLDLALHYHNPYPRPVNLAQSALSPSHAKHLKAQQKLWKASRPIYIRSIDSDSSPPDKK, encoded by the exons ATGTTTTCGACCACCATGCTCCGCCGCGACGTTTTGCGGCTTTACAAGCAGCTGTTGCGAACTGGAAGGACATGGGCCGCGGAAACTCCGGAGAGAACCCAGGAGGAACAGTTCTACATAATCTCCGAAACCAAGGATATCTTTAAAAGGAATAAAAAT ATACAAGATACTCAGACGATCAAGGAATGCTTGAGAGAAGGACAGTCAAGGTTGGACTTGG CGCTCCACTACCACAACCCCTACCCGAGACCCGTGAATCTGGCGCAGAGTGCGTTGTCACCAAGCCACGCAAAACATCTCAAGGCCCAACAGAAACTGTGGAAAGCGTCGAGACCTATCTACATCCGGTCCATTGATTCCGACAGCAGTCCGCCCGACAAGAAGTAA